One Felis catus isolate Fca126 chromosome D3, F.catus_Fca126_mat1.0, whole genome shotgun sequence DNA segment encodes these proteins:
- the PITPNM2 gene encoding membrane-associated phosphatidylinositol transfer protein 2 isoform X7 has protein sequence MIIKEYRIPLPMTVEEYRIAQLYMIQKKSRNETYGQGSGVEILENRPYTDGPGGSGQYTHKVYHVGMHIPSWFRSILPKAALRVVEESWNAYPYTRTRFTCPFVEKFSIDIETFYKTDAGENPNVFSLSPVEKSQLTIDFIDIVKDPVPPSEYKTEEDPKLFRSIKTQRGPLSDNWIEEYKQQVFPIMCAYKLCKVEFRYWGMQSKIERFIHDTGLRKVMVRAHRQAWCWQDEWYGLNMENIRELEKEAQLMLSRKMARFNEDDEEAVQLAKDEAIQVQVAGEPAQPSSSSSSSGEPLAGRGLKKQWSTSSKSSRSSKRGASPSRHSISEWRMQSIARDSDEGSEDEYFDAHEDLSDSEEIFPKDITKWNSNDLMDKIESPEPEDTQDGLYRQSAPEFRVASSVEQLNIIEDEVSPPLAAPASKIHVLLLLLHGGTILDTGAGDPSSKQGDANTIATVFDTVMRVHYPSALGHLAIRLVPCPPICSDAFALVSNLSPYSHDEGCLSSSQDHIPLAALPLLATSSPQYQEAIATVIQRANLAYGDFIKSQEGMTFNGQICLIGDCVGGILAFDALCYSNQPVSESQSSSRRGSVASMQDTDLLSPGTLVNAAHGGSGSGGLESSRHLSRSNIDIPRSNGVEDPKRQLPRKRSDSSTYELDTIQQHQAFLSSLHASVLRNEPSSRHSSSSTMLDGTGAAGKFDFEIADLFLFGCPLGLVLALRKTVIPALDVFQLRPACQQVYNLFHPADPSASRLEPLLERRFHALPPFSIPRYQRYPLGDGCSTLLADALQTHSTVFQEHAAPSSPGTAPTTRGFRRASEISIASQVSGMAESYTASSIAQKAPGSLSHTPSVRRLSLLALPPPPPSTLGPHPQAQQGSPSLEWAPHLPDLDIREVAAKWWGQKRIDYALYCPDALTAFPTVALPHLFHASYWESTDVVSFLLRQVMRHDNSSILELDGKEVSVFTPSKPREKWQRKRTHVKLRNVTANHRINDAVANEDGPQVLTGRFMYGPLDMVTLTGEKVDVHIMMQPPSGEWLYLDTLVTNSSGRVSYTIPETHRLGVGVYPIKMVVRGDHTFADSYITVLPKGTEFVVFSIDGSFAASVSIMGSDPKVRAGAVDVVRHWQDLGYLIIYVTGRPDMQKQRVVAWLAQHNFPHGVVSFCDGLVHDPLRHKANFLKLLISELHLRVHAAYGSTKDVAVYSSISLSPMQIYIVGRPTKKLQQQCQFITDGYAAHLAQLKYNHRARPARNAATRMALRKGSFGLPGQGDFLRSRNHLLRTISAQPSGPGHRQERTQNQADVEQRGQRSMSVAAGCWGRTMAGRLEPGAAAGPK, from the exons ATGATTATAAAGGAATATCGGATTCCTCTGCCCATGACCGTGGAGGAGTACCGCATCGCCCAGCTATACATGATCCAG AAGAAGAGCCGTAACGAGACGTATGGCCAAGGTAGCGGAGTGGAGATCTTGGAGAACCGGCCATACACGGATGGCCCCGGCGGCTCTGGACAGTATACGCACAAGGTGTACCATGTGGGCATGCACATCCCCAGCTGGTTCCGCTCCATCCTGCCCAAAGCGGCCCTGAGGGTGGTGGAGGAGTCCTGGAATGCCTACCCCTACACCCGAACCAG GTTCACATGCCCCTTTGTGGAGAAATTCTCCATCGACATCGAAACCTTTTATAAAACCGATGCTGGAGAAAACCCTAATGTGTTCAGCCTGTCTCCTGTGGAGAAGAGCCAGCTGACAATCG ACTTCATCGACATTGTCAAGGACCCCGTACCCCCCAGTGAGTATAAAACAGAAGAGGACCCCAAGCTATTCCGCTCGATCAAGACACAGCGGGGGCCACTGTCTGACAACTGGATCGAAGAGTACAAGCAGCAGGTTTTCCCCATCATGTGCGCCTACAAGCTCTGTAAGGTCGAGTTCCGCTACTGGGGCATGCAGTCCAAGATCGAGAGGTTCATCCACGACACGG GCCTGCGGAAGGTGATGGTCAGGGCCCACCGGCAGGCCTGGTGCTGGCAGGACGAATGGTACGGGCTCAACATGGAGAACATCCGGGAGCTGGAGAAGGAGGCACAGCTCATGCTGTCCCGCAAGATGGCCCGGTTCAATGAGGATGACGAGGAGGCTGTGCAGCTGGCCAAGGACGAAGCCATCCAGGTCCAGGTCGCTGGGGAGCCCGCCcagcccagcagcagcagcagcagcagcggggaACCCCTGGCGGGCCGGGGTCTCAAAAAGCAGTGGTCCACATCCTCCAAGTCTTCGAGGTCGTCCAAGCGGGGAG CCAGCCCTTCCCGCCACAGCATCTCCGAGTGGAGGATGCAGAGCATCGCCCGGGACTCGGACGAAGGCTCGGAAGATGAGTACTTCGACGCTCATG aggacCTGTCCGATTCAGAGGAAATATTCCCCAAGGACATCACCAAATGGAACTCCAATGACCTCATGGACAAAATTGAAAGCCCTGAGCCAGAGGACACACAGG ACGGTCTGTACCGCCAGAGTGCCCCCGAGTTCAGGGTGGCCTCCAGTGTGGAGCAGCTGAACATCATCGAG GACGAGGTCAGCCCACCCCTGGCTGCGCCAGCCTCCAAGATCCAcgtgctgctcctgctgctgcatGGAGGCACCATCCTGGACACGGGTGCCGGGGACCCCAGCTCCAAGCAGGGCGACGCCAACACCATCGCCACCGTGTTCGACACCGTCATGCGTGTGCACTACCCCAGCGCCCTGGGCCACCTCGCCATCCGCCTGGTGCCCTGCCCGCCCATCTGCTCTGATGCCTTTGCCCTCGTCTCCAA ccttagCCCCTACAGCCACGATGAAGGCTGTCTGTCCAGCAGCCAGGACCACATCCCCCTGGCCGCCCTGCCCCTGCTGGCCACCTCCTCACCCCAGTACCAGGAGGCGATTGCCACGGTGATTCAGCGGGCCAACCTTGCCTACGGGGACTTCATCAAGTCCCAGGAGGGCATGACCTTCAACGGGCAG ATCTGCCTGATTGGGGACTGCGTCGGGGGCATCCTGGCCTTCGATGCCTTATGCTACAGCAATCAGCCAGTGTCTGAGAGTCAGAGCAGCAGCCGCCGGGGCAGCGTGGCCAGCATGCAG GACACTGACCTGCTGTCCCCGGGCACCCTGGTCAATGCGGCACATGGCGGCAGTGGCAGCGGTGGCCTGGAGAGCAGCCGGCACCTGAGCCGCAGCAACATTGATATCCCCCGAAGCAATGGTGTCGAAGACCCCAAAAGACAGTTGCCCCGAAAGAGGAGTGACTCGTCCACCTATGAGCTGGACACCATCCAGCAGCACCAGGCCTTCCTGTCCAG CCTCCACGCCAGCGTGCTGAGGAACGAGCCCAGCTCCCGCCACTCGAGCAGCTCCACCATGCTGGACGGCACAGGGGCTGCGGGGAAGTTTGACTTTGAGATCGCAGACCTCTTCCTGTTCGGGTGCCCGCTGGGGCTGGTCCTGGCCTTGAGGAAGACTGTCATCCCTGCCCTGGATG ttTTCCAGCTGCGGCCAGCCTGCCAGCAAGTCTATAACCTCTTCCACCCCGCGGACCCGTCGGCCTCCCGCCTGGAGCCGCTGCTGGAGCGGAGGTTCCACGCCCTGCCGCCTTTCAGCATCCCCCGCTACCAGCGCTACCCGCTGGGGGACGGCTGCTCCACGCTGCTGG CGGACGCACTCCAGACCCACAGCACAGTCTTTCAAGAGCACGCAGCCCCCTCCTCGCCCGGCACAGCCCCCACCACCCGAGGCTTCCGCCGAGCCAGTGAGATCAGCATTGCCAGCCAGGTGTCGGGCATGGCCGAGAGCTACACAGCATCCAGCATTGCCCAGA AGGCCCCAGGGTCGCTCAGCCATACCCCCAGCGTCAGGCGCCTGTCTCTGCtcgccctgccccccccacccccctctacCCTGGGCCCCCACCCACAGGCCCAGCAGGGGAGCCCCAGCCTGGAGtgggccccccacctccccgacTTGGACATCAGAGAAG TTGCAGCCAAGTGGTGGGGCCAGAAGCGGATCGACTACGCCCTGTACTGCCCTGACGCACTGACAGCCTTCCCCACCGTGGCCCTGCCCCACCTCTTCCACGCCAGCTACTGGGAGTCAACGGATGTAGTCTCCTTCCTGCTGAGACAG GTCATGAGGCATGACAATTCCAGCATCTTGGAGCTGGACGGCAAAGAGGTTTCCGTGTTCACCCCCTCCAAGCCGAGAGAAAAGTGGCAGCGCAAGAGGACCCACGTGAAGCTGCGG AACGTGACCGCCAACCACCGGATCAATGACGCAGTTGCCAACGAGGACGGCCCGCAGGTTCTGACGGGCCGGTTCATGTATGGGCCCCTGGATATGGTCACCCTGACTGGGGAGAAG GTGGATGTGCACATCATGATGCAGCCGCCCTCGGGTGAGTGGCTGTACCTAGACACGCTGGTGACCAACAGCAGCGGGCGGGTCTCCTACACCATCCCAGAGACCCACCGCCTGGGTGTGGGTGTCTACCCCATCAAGATGGTGGTCAG GGGAGACCACACGTTTGCCGACAGCTACATCACCGTGCTGCCCAAGGGCACAGAGTTCGTGGTCTTCAGTATCGATGGCTCCTTTGCTGCCAGCGTGTCCATCATGGGCAGCGACCCAAAAGTGCGGGCCGGGGCCGTGGACGTGGTGCG GCACTGGCAGGACCTGGGCTACCTCATCATCTACGTGACTGGCCGGCCTGACATGCAGAAGCAGCGGGTGGTGGCGTGGCTGGCGCAGCACAACTTCCCCCACGGCGTGGTGTCCTTCTGTGACGGCCTGGTGCACGACCCGCTGAGGCACAAGGCCAACTTCCTGAAGCTGCTCATCTCCGAG CTGCACCTGCGCGTGCACGCGGCCTACGGCTCCACCAAGGACGTGGCGGTCTACAGCTCCATCAGCCTGTCCCCCATGCAGATCTACATCGTCGGCCGGCCCACCAAGAAGCTGCAGCAGCAGTGCCAG TTCATCACGGACGGCTACGCGGCACACCTCGCCCAGCTCAAGTACAACCACCGGGCGCGGCCAGCCCGCAATGCGGCCACCCGCATGGCACTGCGAAAAGGCAGCTTTGGCCTGCCTGGCCAGGGGGACTTCCTGCGCTCCCGGAACCACCTGCTCCGCACCATCTCGGCCCAGCCCAGCGGGCCCGGCCACCGGCAGGAGCGGACACAGAACCAGGCGGACGTCGAGCAGCGGGGACAACGCAGCATGAGCGTAGCGGCCGGCTGTTGGGGCCGCACCATGGCCGGCCGGCTTGAGCCAGGGGCAGCCGCGGGCCCCAAGTAG
- the PITPNM2 gene encoding membrane-associated phosphatidylinositol transfer protein 2 isoform X6, which yields MIIKEYRIPLPMTVEEYRIAQLYMIQKKSRNETYGQGSGVEILENRPYTDGPGGSGQYTHKVYHVGMHIPSWFRSILPKAALRVVEESWNAYPYTRTRFTCPFVEKFSIDIETFYKTDAGENPNVFSLSPVEKSQLTIDFIDIVKDPVPPSEYKTEEDPKLFRSIKTQRGPLSDNWIEEYKQQVFPIMCAYKLCKVEFRYWGMQSKIERFIHDTGLRKVMVRAHRQAWCWQDEWYGLNMENIRELEKEAQLMLSRKMARFNEDDEEAVQLAKDEAIQVQVAGEPAQPSSSSSSSGEPLAGRGLKKQWSTSSKSSRSSKRGGELKGLAPGKTQVRGTGADPASPSRHSISEWRMQSIARDSDEGSEDEYFDAHEDLSDSEEIFPKDITKWNSNDLMDKIESPEPEDTQDGLYRQSAPEFRVASSVEQLNIIEDEVSPPLAAPASKIHVLLLLLHGGTILDTGAGDPSSKQGDANTIATVFDTVMRVHYPSALGHLAIRLVPCPPICSDAFALVSNLSPYSHDEGCLSSSQDHIPLAALPLLATSSPQYQEAIATVIQRANLAYGDFIKSQEGMTFNGQICLIGDCVGGILAFDALCYSNQPVSESQSSSRRGSVASMQDTDLLSPGTLVNAAHGGSGSGGLESSRHLSRSNIDIPRSNGVEDPKRQLPRKRSDSSTYELDTIQQHQAFLSSLHASVLRNEPSSRHSSSSTMLDGTGAAGKFDFEIADLFLFGCPLGLVLALRKTVIPALDVFQLRPACQQVYNLFHPADPSASRLEPLLERRFHALPPFSIPRYQRYPLGDGCSTLLVETVQRNPELVLEGGPLAPLPPGDGFLETSIPVPALTCQDGPRPSPDCAESDALQTHSTVFQEHAAPSSPGTAPTTRGFRRASEISIASQVSGMAESYTASSIAQTKWWGQKRIDYALYCPDALTAFPTVALPHLFHASYWESTDVVSFLLRQVMRHDNSSILELDGKEVSVFTPSKPREKWQRKRTHVKLRNVTANHRINDAVANEDGPQVLTGRFMYGPLDMVTLTGEKVDVHIMMQPPSGEWLYLDTLVTNSSGRVSYTIPETHRLGVGVYPIKMVVRGDHTFADSYITVLPKGTEFVVFSIDGSFAASVSIMGSDPKVRAGAVDVVRHWQDLGYLIIYVTGRPDMQKQRVVAWLAQHNFPHGVVSFCDGLVHDPLRHKANFLKLLISELHLRVHAAYGSTKDVAVYSSISLSPMQIYIVGRPTKKLQQQCQFITDGYAAHLAQLKYNHRARPARNAATRMALRKGSFGLPGQGDFLRSRNHLLRTISAQPSGPGHRQERTQNQADVEQRGQRSMSVAAGCWGRTMAGRLEPGAAAGPK from the exons ATGATTATAAAGGAATATCGGATTCCTCTGCCCATGACCGTGGAGGAGTACCGCATCGCCCAGCTATACATGATCCAG AAGAAGAGCCGTAACGAGACGTATGGCCAAGGTAGCGGAGTGGAGATCTTGGAGAACCGGCCATACACGGATGGCCCCGGCGGCTCTGGACAGTATACGCACAAGGTGTACCATGTGGGCATGCACATCCCCAGCTGGTTCCGCTCCATCCTGCCCAAAGCGGCCCTGAGGGTGGTGGAGGAGTCCTGGAATGCCTACCCCTACACCCGAACCAG GTTCACATGCCCCTTTGTGGAGAAATTCTCCATCGACATCGAAACCTTTTATAAAACCGATGCTGGAGAAAACCCTAATGTGTTCAGCCTGTCTCCTGTGGAGAAGAGCCAGCTGACAATCG ACTTCATCGACATTGTCAAGGACCCCGTACCCCCCAGTGAGTATAAAACAGAAGAGGACCCCAAGCTATTCCGCTCGATCAAGACACAGCGGGGGCCACTGTCTGACAACTGGATCGAAGAGTACAAGCAGCAGGTTTTCCCCATCATGTGCGCCTACAAGCTCTGTAAGGTCGAGTTCCGCTACTGGGGCATGCAGTCCAAGATCGAGAGGTTCATCCACGACACGG GCCTGCGGAAGGTGATGGTCAGGGCCCACCGGCAGGCCTGGTGCTGGCAGGACGAATGGTACGGGCTCAACATGGAGAACATCCGGGAGCTGGAGAAGGAGGCACAGCTCATGCTGTCCCGCAAGATGGCCCGGTTCAATGAGGATGACGAGGAGGCTGTGCAGCTGGCCAAGGACGAAGCCATCCAGGTCCAGGTCGCTGGGGAGCCCGCCcagcccagcagcagcagcagcagcagcggggaACCCCTGGCGGGCCGGGGTCTCAAAAAGCAGTGGTCCACATCCTCCAAGTCTTCGAGGTCGTCCAAGCGGGGAG GGGAACTGAAGGGGCTCGCTCCCGGAAAGACCCAGGTCAGAGGCACAGGAGCAGACCCAG CCAGCCCTTCCCGCCACAGCATCTCCGAGTGGAGGATGCAGAGCATCGCCCGGGACTCGGACGAAGGCTCGGAAGATGAGTACTTCGACGCTCATG aggacCTGTCCGATTCAGAGGAAATATTCCCCAAGGACATCACCAAATGGAACTCCAATGACCTCATGGACAAAATTGAAAGCCCTGAGCCAGAGGACACACAGG ACGGTCTGTACCGCCAGAGTGCCCCCGAGTTCAGGGTGGCCTCCAGTGTGGAGCAGCTGAACATCATCGAG GACGAGGTCAGCCCACCCCTGGCTGCGCCAGCCTCCAAGATCCAcgtgctgctcctgctgctgcatGGAGGCACCATCCTGGACACGGGTGCCGGGGACCCCAGCTCCAAGCAGGGCGACGCCAACACCATCGCCACCGTGTTCGACACCGTCATGCGTGTGCACTACCCCAGCGCCCTGGGCCACCTCGCCATCCGCCTGGTGCCCTGCCCGCCCATCTGCTCTGATGCCTTTGCCCTCGTCTCCAA ccttagCCCCTACAGCCACGATGAAGGCTGTCTGTCCAGCAGCCAGGACCACATCCCCCTGGCCGCCCTGCCCCTGCTGGCCACCTCCTCACCCCAGTACCAGGAGGCGATTGCCACGGTGATTCAGCGGGCCAACCTTGCCTACGGGGACTTCATCAAGTCCCAGGAGGGCATGACCTTCAACGGGCAG ATCTGCCTGATTGGGGACTGCGTCGGGGGCATCCTGGCCTTCGATGCCTTATGCTACAGCAATCAGCCAGTGTCTGAGAGTCAGAGCAGCAGCCGCCGGGGCAGCGTGGCCAGCATGCAG GACACTGACCTGCTGTCCCCGGGCACCCTGGTCAATGCGGCACATGGCGGCAGTGGCAGCGGTGGCCTGGAGAGCAGCCGGCACCTGAGCCGCAGCAACATTGATATCCCCCGAAGCAATGGTGTCGAAGACCCCAAAAGACAGTTGCCCCGAAAGAGGAGTGACTCGTCCACCTATGAGCTGGACACCATCCAGCAGCACCAGGCCTTCCTGTCCAG CCTCCACGCCAGCGTGCTGAGGAACGAGCCCAGCTCCCGCCACTCGAGCAGCTCCACCATGCTGGACGGCACAGGGGCTGCGGGGAAGTTTGACTTTGAGATCGCAGACCTCTTCCTGTTCGGGTGCCCGCTGGGGCTGGTCCTGGCCTTGAGGAAGACTGTCATCCCTGCCCTGGATG ttTTCCAGCTGCGGCCAGCCTGCCAGCAAGTCTATAACCTCTTCCACCCCGCGGACCCGTCGGCCTCCCGCCTGGAGCCGCTGCTGGAGCGGAGGTTCCACGCCCTGCCGCCTTTCAGCATCCCCCGCTACCAGCGCTACCCGCTGGGGGACGGCTGCTCCACGCTGCTGG TTGAGACAGTGCAGAGAAACCCCGAGCTGGTCCTAGAGGGTGGGCCCctggcccctctccccccaggaGACGGCTTCCTGGAAACCAGTATCCCCGTTCCCGCGCTCACCTGCCAAGACGGGCCCCGCCCGAGCCCGGACTGTGCTGAGT CGGACGCACTCCAGACCCACAGCACAGTCTTTCAAGAGCACGCAGCCCCCTCCTCGCCCGGCACAGCCCCCACCACCCGAGGCTTCCGCCGAGCCAGTGAGATCAGCATTGCCAGCCAGGTGTCGGGCATGGCCGAGAGCTACACAGCATCCAGCATTGCCCAGA CCAAGTGGTGGGGCCAGAAGCGGATCGACTACGCCCTGTACTGCCCTGACGCACTGACAGCCTTCCCCACCGTGGCCCTGCCCCACCTCTTCCACGCCAGCTACTGGGAGTCAACGGATGTAGTCTCCTTCCTGCTGAGACAG GTCATGAGGCATGACAATTCCAGCATCTTGGAGCTGGACGGCAAAGAGGTTTCCGTGTTCACCCCCTCCAAGCCGAGAGAAAAGTGGCAGCGCAAGAGGACCCACGTGAAGCTGCGG AACGTGACCGCCAACCACCGGATCAATGACGCAGTTGCCAACGAGGACGGCCCGCAGGTTCTGACGGGCCGGTTCATGTATGGGCCCCTGGATATGGTCACCCTGACTGGGGAGAAG GTGGATGTGCACATCATGATGCAGCCGCCCTCGGGTGAGTGGCTGTACCTAGACACGCTGGTGACCAACAGCAGCGGGCGGGTCTCCTACACCATCCCAGAGACCCACCGCCTGGGTGTGGGTGTCTACCCCATCAAGATGGTGGTCAG GGGAGACCACACGTTTGCCGACAGCTACATCACCGTGCTGCCCAAGGGCACAGAGTTCGTGGTCTTCAGTATCGATGGCTCCTTTGCTGCCAGCGTGTCCATCATGGGCAGCGACCCAAAAGTGCGGGCCGGGGCCGTGGACGTGGTGCG GCACTGGCAGGACCTGGGCTACCTCATCATCTACGTGACTGGCCGGCCTGACATGCAGAAGCAGCGGGTGGTGGCGTGGCTGGCGCAGCACAACTTCCCCCACGGCGTGGTGTCCTTCTGTGACGGCCTGGTGCACGACCCGCTGAGGCACAAGGCCAACTTCCTGAAGCTGCTCATCTCCGAG CTGCACCTGCGCGTGCACGCGGCCTACGGCTCCACCAAGGACGTGGCGGTCTACAGCTCCATCAGCCTGTCCCCCATGCAGATCTACATCGTCGGCCGGCCCACCAAGAAGCTGCAGCAGCAGTGCCAG TTCATCACGGACGGCTACGCGGCACACCTCGCCCAGCTCAAGTACAACCACCGGGCGCGGCCAGCCCGCAATGCGGCCACCCGCATGGCACTGCGAAAAGGCAGCTTTGGCCTGCCTGGCCAGGGGGACTTCCTGCGCTCCCGGAACCACCTGCTCCGCACCATCTCGGCCCAGCCCAGCGGGCCCGGCCACCGGCAGGAGCGGACACAGAACCAGGCGGACGTCGAGCAGCGGGGACAACGCAGCATGAGCGTAGCGGCCGGCTGTTGGGGCCGCACCATGGCCGGCCGGCTTGAGCCAGGGGCAGCCGCGGGCCCCAAGTAG